Proteins encoded together in one Rhizobacter sp. J219 window:
- the mdoH gene encoding glucans biosynthesis glucosyltransferase MdoH produces MDQHHSAGLSAAPGRSTPAIVRGSMVARPWRGFWASLADRVTGRPSDIPAAPAREPQAWERAAKLRRRVLMLLVLLSAAGATTLLSNMLPSDQTGLARGVQIGLYGLLFAWVSAGFYTAMMGAWVLWRGDPHAMSAASVGHAPIHRNARTAIVMPICNENVVSVFAGLRATCESLAATGASSLFDVYVLSDTSDPEIRAAELAAWGQLRHECGSAGRIYYRWRQRRTKRKSGNVADFCRRFGRLYRYMVVLDADSVMSGDCLVKLVRLMEANPTAGILQTAPQACGLDTVHARSQQFSGRVAGRLFTAGMSYWQLGESHYWGHNAIIRVEPFMKHCALAPLKGHGGLSGTLLSHDFVEAALMRRAGYHVWLVHDLYGSYEQQPPNLIEELQRDRRWCQGNLQNARLIAEPGLHAVHRAMLGTGAMAYLSAPLWLVSVLVGAGLWLFGERPLGGGALPLEIAGLWLVTVLMLMLPRVMGVAVIVLSKQQHRYGGTRSLIRGAALEAGLSALQAPVRMLAHTVFVVVALTGLKLDWKSPPREANDIGWRDAVQRFGPATGVVAAGASAVLLLQPEITLWLAPMALPLLLAVPLAVLTSRSGLGQRLLANRLLLIPEEHSAPQVLRRAWAYARRAHPTPQWRDALTDPWLFEVVRGAMGPRNTSWGSRGKARKLMFSSLLANQDAEQLSAEHRMRLLSEPQSIVRVRDQLAANANQMRASWLDGEEAEPLRA; encoded by the coding sequence ATGGACCAACATCATTCAGCCGGATTGAGCGCTGCGCCCGGCCGCAGCACGCCCGCCATCGTCCGTGGTTCCATGGTCGCTCGACCGTGGCGCGGCTTCTGGGCGAGTCTGGCCGATCGTGTGACCGGCCGGCCGTCTGACATTCCCGCCGCGCCCGCGCGTGAACCGCAGGCCTGGGAGCGTGCGGCGAAGCTGCGCCGCCGGGTGTTGATGCTGCTGGTGCTGCTGTCGGCCGCGGGCGCGACCACGCTGCTGTCGAACATGCTGCCGAGCGACCAGACCGGCCTCGCGCGGGGCGTGCAGATCGGCCTCTACGGCCTGCTCTTCGCCTGGGTCTCGGCCGGCTTCTACACCGCGATGATGGGTGCCTGGGTGCTGTGGCGCGGCGACCCGCATGCCATGTCGGCGGCATCGGTCGGCCACGCGCCGATCCATCGCAATGCGCGCACTGCCATCGTGATGCCCATCTGCAACGAGAACGTGGTTTCCGTTTTTGCCGGCCTGCGGGCGACCTGCGAGTCGCTCGCCGCCACCGGCGCATCGAGTCTGTTCGACGTCTACGTGCTGTCGGACACCAGCGATCCTGAAATCCGCGCGGCCGAGCTGGCCGCGTGGGGCCAGCTGCGCCACGAGTGCGGTTCGGCGGGTCGCATCTACTACCGCTGGCGCCAGCGCCGCACCAAGCGCAAGTCGGGCAACGTGGCCGACTTCTGCCGCCGCTTCGGCCGCCTCTACCGCTACATGGTCGTGCTCGATGCCGACTCCGTGATGAGCGGCGACTGCCTGGTGAAGCTGGTGCGCCTGATGGAAGCGAACCCCACGGCCGGCATCCTGCAGACCGCGCCCCAGGCGTGCGGCCTCGACACCGTGCATGCCCGCTCGCAGCAGTTCTCGGGCCGCGTGGCCGGCCGGCTCTTCACCGCCGGCATGTCGTACTGGCAGTTGGGCGAGTCGCACTACTGGGGGCACAACGCGATCATCCGCGTCGAGCCCTTCATGAAGCACTGCGCGCTCGCGCCGCTCAAGGGCCACGGCGGCCTGTCGGGCACGCTGCTGTCGCACGACTTCGTCGAAGCCGCGCTGATGCGCCGCGCCGGCTACCACGTGTGGCTGGTGCACGACCTGTACGGCAGCTACGAGCAGCAGCCGCCCAACCTGATCGAGGAACTGCAGCGCGACCGCCGCTGGTGCCAGGGCAACCTGCAGAACGCACGCCTGATCGCCGAGCCCGGTCTGCACGCGGTGCACCGCGCGATGCTCGGCACCGGCGCGATGGCCTATCTCTCGGCGCCGCTGTGGCTGGTGTCGGTGCTGGTCGGCGCCGGGCTGTGGCTGTTCGGCGAGCGCCCGCTGGGCGGCGGCGCGCTGCCGCTGGAGATTGCCGGCCTCTGGCTGGTGACGGTCTTGATGCTGATGCTGCCGCGCGTGATGGGCGTCGCGGTGATCGTGCTGTCGAAACAGCAGCACCGCTATGGCGGCACACGCTCGCTGATCCGCGGCGCGGCGCTCGAAGCCGGCCTGTCGGCCCTGCAGGCGCCGGTGCGCATGCTGGCGCACACGGTCTTCGTCGTCGTCGCCCTCACCGGCCTCAAGCTCGACTGGAAGTCGCCCCCGCGCGAAGCCAACGACATCGGCTGGCGCGACGCGGTGCAGCGCTTCGGCCCGGCCACCGGCGTCGTCGCCGCGGGCGCGTCCGCCGTGCTGCTGCTGCAACCCGAGATCACGCTGTGGCTGGCGCCGATGGCGCTGCCGCTGCTGCTGGCCGTGCCGCTCGCGGTGCTCACCAGCCGCTCGGGCCTGGGCCAGCGACTGCTGGCCAACCGCCTGCTGCTGATCCCCGAAGAGCACAGCGCACCGCAGGTGCTGCGCCGGGCCTGGGCCTACGCCCGCCGCGCCCACCCCACGCCGCAGTGGCGCGATGCGCTCACCGACCCGTGGCTCTTCGAGGTCGTGCGCGGCGCCATGGGCCCGCGCAACACCAGCTGGGGCTCGCGCGGCAAGGCGCGCAAGCTGATGTTCAGCAGCCTGCTCGCCAACCAGGACGCCGAACAGCTGAGCGCCGAGCACCGCATGCGTCTCTTGAGCGAACCGCAGAGCATCGTGCGGGTGCGCGACCAGCTGGCGGCGAATGCGAACCAGATGCGCGCGAGCTGGCTGGATGGGGAAGAGGCGGAGCCGTTGCGCGCCTGA
- a CDS encoding helix-turn-helix domain-containing protein: MPTSNWNGTTRHLFFTCASPAPHPEATTSVGLPLAQLEPLPATLHRPTWVLLVGQSRDTLRTPDAASRATIAWLKRDMGPLLAAPDSPHRLLTVCAGTLMAARAGLLNGRRCTTHHDYLALLRTLAPAAEVVDNRVFVVDGTLASSAGVTAGIDLALHLIAQACGDALAAAVAKTMVVYLRRTPQDPELSPLLAHRHHLHPALHRAQDAVCERPDADWTLASLADAAHVTSRHLLRLFAEQAAVSPMVYVEKIRLERARQALQRGASVTHAAEVAGFSSDLQLRRAWGRHYSGTPRAARAAA, from the coding sequence TTGCCAACCAGCAACTGGAACGGCACGACCAGGCACCTCTTTTTCACCTGCGCTTCACCGGCCCCCCACCCCGAGGCCACCACCTCGGTGGGCTTGCCCCTCGCGCAGTTGGAGCCGCTGCCCGCCACGCTGCACCGCCCGACCTGGGTGCTGCTCGTCGGCCAGAGCCGCGACACGCTGCGCACGCCCGATGCCGCCAGCCGCGCCACCATCGCCTGGCTGAAACGCGACATGGGCCCGCTGCTCGCGGCCCCCGACTCGCCACACCGGCTGCTCACCGTCTGCGCCGGCACGCTGATGGCAGCGCGCGCCGGCCTGCTGAACGGGCGGCGCTGCACCACGCACCACGACTACCTGGCCCTGCTGCGCACGCTCGCGCCGGCGGCCGAGGTGGTCGACAACCGGGTATTCGTCGTCGATGGCACCCTCGCGTCGAGCGCGGGCGTCACCGCCGGCATCGACCTTGCGCTGCACCTGATCGCGCAAGCGTGCGGCGATGCGCTCGCCGCGGCCGTCGCCAAGACGATGGTGGTCTACCTGCGCCGCACGCCGCAGGACCCGGAGCTCTCACCGCTGCTCGCGCACCGCCACCACCTGCACCCGGCGCTGCACCGCGCACAAGACGCGGTGTGCGAACGGCCCGATGCCGACTGGACGCTGGCCAGCCTCGCCGACGCGGCGCACGTGACGAGCCGCCACCTGCTGCGGCTCTTTGCCGAGCAGGCGGCGGTGTCGCCGATGGTCTATGTGGAAAAGATCCGCCTGGAGCGGGCCCGCCAGGCGCTGCAGCGCGGGGCGAGCGTGACGCATGCGGCCGAGGTGGCGGGGTTCAGCTCGGACCTGCAACTGCGGCGCGCCTGGGGCCGCCACTACAGCGGCACGCCACGCGCGGCGCGAGCGGCCGCCTGA
- a CDS encoding DUF1272 domain-containing protein, with protein MLDLRPVCEHCAKALPPAATDAMICSFECTFCRDCATGLLHNVCPNCGGGFTARPVRPAQDRKGGNFLGAYPATTKVKHRPVDLAAHAALVARLEGVAPQDR; from the coding sequence ATGCTCGACCTGCGACCCGTCTGCGAACACTGCGCCAAGGCCCTGCCCCCGGCGGCCACCGACGCGATGATCTGCAGCTTTGAATGCACCTTCTGCCGCGACTGTGCGACGGGGCTGCTGCACAACGTCTGCCCCAACTGCGGTGGCGGCTTCACGGCACGGCCGGTGCGGCCGGCACAAGACCGCAAGGGCGGCAACTTCCTCGGTGCGTATCCGGCCACCACCAAGGTGAAGCACCGCCCGGTGGACCTGGCGGCCCATGCCGCACTCGTGGCACGCCTCGAAGGCGTGGCGCCGCAGGACCGATGA
- a CDS encoding M14 family metallopeptidase has protein sequence MHVGDGLVACFAPTYAAAREKFLDAADAARLDVHSDVHPLRGRDGETLALDIVRDGPTEASRVLLISSGCHGIEGFCGSGIQVAMLRDAHWRESTRRAGVAVVYLHALNPYGFSWWRRVTHENVDLNRNFLDFHAPLPQNPAYDEIAHLLVPSTWPPSLRNHVALLRILLTRGARHLQAAVSVGQHTHPQGLFFGGHAPTWSQVAVRHALREHGRRAERLAWIDLHTGLGQSGVGERIFAGPDDAAMLARTRAWWGPHITSIHDGSSSSAPITGMMWLAAPQECPQAEYTGIALEYGTQPLLKTLHALRAEQWLENHPEHAATHGARIKQQLRDAFFTDTDDWKRQVVEQAMEAAAQGVAGLTAVRN, from the coding sequence ATGCACGTGGGTGACGGGCTCGTCGCCTGCTTCGCGCCGACCTACGCGGCGGCACGCGAGAAGTTCCTTGACGCGGCCGACGCCGCCCGCCTCGACGTGCACAGCGATGTGCACCCGCTGCGCGGCCGCGACGGCGAGACGCTGGCCCTCGACATCGTGCGCGACGGCCCGACCGAGGCCTCGCGCGTGCTGCTCATCAGCAGCGGCTGCCACGGCATCGAAGGCTTCTGCGGCTCGGGCATCCAGGTGGCGATGCTGCGCGATGCGCATTGGCGCGAGAGCACACGACGGGCCGGCGTGGCCGTCGTCTATCTGCACGCACTCAACCCCTACGGCTTCTCGTGGTGGCGGCGCGTGACGCACGAAAACGTGGACCTGAACCGCAACTTCCTCGACTTCCACGCCCCGCTGCCGCAGAACCCGGCCTACGACGAGATCGCGCACCTGCTGGTGCCCTCCACCTGGCCGCCAAGCTTGCGCAATCACGTCGCGCTGCTGCGCATCCTGCTGACACGCGGTGCGCGGCATTTGCAGGCGGCCGTCTCGGTCGGTCAGCACACCCACCCGCAAGGCCTCTTCTTCGGTGGTCACGCCCCCACCTGGAGCCAGGTCGCCGTGCGCCACGCGCTGCGCGAGCACGGCCGCCGCGCCGAGCGCCTGGCCTGGATCGACCTGCACACCGGCCTCGGCCAGAGCGGCGTCGGCGAGCGCATCTTCGCCGGGCCGGACGATGCGGCCATGCTCGCCCGCACCCGCGCCTGGTGGGGTCCGCACATCACGTCGATCCACGACGGCAGTTCCAGCTCGGCGCCCATCACCGGCATGATGTGGCTCGCGGCGCCGCAAGAGTGTCCGCAGGCCGAGTACACCGGCATCGCGCTCGAATACGGCACACAGCCTTTGCTGAAGACGCTGCATGCGCTGCGCGCCGAACAGTGGCTGGAGAACCACCCCGAGCATGCCGCCACGCACGGCGCACGCATCAAGCAGCAGCTGCGCGATGCGTTCTTCACCGACACCGACGACTGGAAGCGCCAGGTCGTCGAGCAGGCAATGGAGGCCGCCGCCCAGGGCGTGGCCGGTCTGACGGCTGTCCGGAATTGA
- a CDS encoding M20 aminoacylase family protein translates to MQLIESILADAAAVTALRRDLHAHPELCFEEKRTSDLIAKALTDWGIPIHRGLGTTGVVGIVKGTRGNSARAVGLRADIDALPITEHNTFAHASQHPGRMHACGHDGHTAMLLAAAKHFSNEKNRDFDGTVYLVFQPAEEGGGGAREMIKDGLFKLFPMEAIFGAHNWPGMPVGHFAVKNGPCFASSNEFKIVIRGKGSHAAMPHLGIDPVPVACQIVQAFQTIVSRNKRPIDPGVISVTMIHTGEATNVVPDSCEMQGTVRTFTLELLDLFEQRMREVAEHTCAAFGAECEFEFVRNYPPTINHPAETAFVREVMAEVVGPEGVEEFEPTMGAEDFSYFLQEKPGCYFLIGNGDGSHRVGGHGLGPCMLHNPSYDFNDELIPLGATLWVRLAQKWLATPR, encoded by the coding sequence ATGCAGCTGATCGAATCCATCCTCGCCGACGCCGCCGCCGTCACCGCGCTGCGGCGTGACCTCCACGCCCACCCCGAGCTGTGCTTCGAGGAGAAGCGCACCTCCGACCTGATCGCGAAAGCGCTCACCGACTGGGGCATTCCCATCCACCGCGGCCTCGGCACCACCGGCGTCGTCGGCATCGTCAAGGGCACCCGCGGCAACAGCGCCCGTGCCGTCGGCCTGCGTGCCGACATCGACGCGCTGCCCATCACCGAGCACAACACGTTCGCGCACGCGAGCCAGCACCCCGGCCGCATGCACGCCTGCGGCCACGACGGCCACACCGCGATGCTGCTGGCCGCGGCCAAGCACTTCTCGAACGAGAAGAACCGCGACTTCGACGGTACCGTCTACCTCGTCTTCCAGCCGGCCGAAGAAGGCGGCGGTGGGGCGCGCGAGATGATCAAGGACGGCCTCTTCAAGCTCTTCCCGATGGAGGCGATCTTCGGCGCGCACAACTGGCCCGGCATGCCGGTCGGCCACTTCGCGGTGAAGAACGGGCCCTGCTTCGCGTCGAGCAACGAATTCAAGATCGTGATCCGCGGCAAGGGCTCGCACGCCGCGATGCCCCACCTCGGCATCGACCCGGTGCCGGTCGCCTGCCAGATCGTGCAGGCCTTCCAGACCATCGTCTCGCGCAACAAGCGGCCCATCGACCCGGGCGTGATCTCGGTGACGATGATCCACACCGGCGAAGCGACCAACGTCGTGCCCGACTCTTGCGAGATGCAAGGCACGGTGCGCACGTTCACGCTGGAGCTGCTCGACCTCTTCGAGCAGCGCATGCGCGAGGTGGCCGAGCACACCTGCGCGGCCTTCGGGGCCGAGTGCGAATTTGAGTTTGTGCGCAACTACCCGCCCACCATCAACCACCCGGCCGAGACGGCCTTCGTGCGCGAGGTGATGGCCGAGGTGGTGGGGCCCGAGGGCGTCGAAGAGTTCGAGCCCACCATGGGAGCCGAAGACTTCAGCTACTTCCTGCAAGAAAAACCCGGCTGCTACTTCCTCATCGGCAACGGCGACGGCAGCCACCGCGTCGGCGGTCACGGCCTCGGCCCGTGCATGCTGCACAACCCGAGCTACGACTTCAACGACGAGCTGATCCCGCTCGGCGCCACGCTGTGGGTGCGGCTCGCGCAGAAGTGGTTGGCCACGCCCCGCTGA
- a CDS encoding ABC transporter substrate-binding protein, with protein sequence MKRRHLLQHLAATSATLALPSTFAQAERRIVLGQSAAFSGPAAYLGTQLNRGAKVYFDALNAAGGVNGHTIELRTLDDGYEPDRCKANTERFIDRDNVFALFGYVGTPTCLAAMPLVQENRTLFFAPFTGAESLREPFSRNVFHIRASYFDETALIVKQLLSIGLTKIAVFYQDDAYGQAGLAGVNRAMKAANLAPVATGTVERNTVNVAQAVKSITAAMPEAVVQISAYKSSAAFIRDARKAGYGGTFYNVSFVGTQALADELGREARGIMISQVMPSPFSSTAALSREYLAAVAKAGGDATPNYSSMEGYVAAKVFAEGLKRAGRNPNRDGFITAMESIQNVNLGGFPVNFGARDHVGSHFVELSMLTEDGKVRR encoded by the coding sequence ATGAAACGCCGACACCTGCTCCAGCACCTGGCCGCCACCAGCGCCACCCTCGCCTTACCCTCCACCTTTGCCCAGGCCGAACGCCGCATCGTGCTCGGCCAGTCGGCCGCCTTCAGCGGGCCGGCGGCCTACCTCGGCACGCAGCTGAACCGTGGCGCCAAGGTCTACTTCGACGCGCTGAACGCCGCCGGCGGCGTGAATGGCCACACCATCGAGTTGCGCACGCTGGACGACGGCTACGAGCCCGACCGCTGCAAGGCCAACACCGAGCGTTTCATCGACCGCGACAACGTCTTCGCGCTCTTCGGCTACGTGGGCACGCCCACCTGCCTGGCCGCGATGCCGCTGGTGCAGGAAAACCGCACCCTCTTCTTCGCGCCGTTCACCGGTGCCGAGTCGCTGCGCGAGCCCTTCAGCCGCAACGTCTTCCACATCCGCGCCTCGTACTTCGACGAGACCGCGCTGATCGTCAAGCAGCTGCTCTCGATCGGCCTCACCAAGATCGCCGTCTTCTACCAAGACGACGCTTATGGCCAGGCCGGCCTGGCCGGTGTGAACCGCGCCATGAAAGCCGCCAACCTTGCCCCGGTGGCCACCGGCACGGTGGAGCGCAACACCGTCAACGTGGCGCAGGCGGTCAAGTCCATCACCGCGGCGATGCCCGAGGCGGTGGTGCAGATCAGCGCCTACAAGTCGTCGGCCGCCTTCATCCGCGACGCGCGCAAGGCCGGCTACGGCGGCACTTTCTACAACGTGTCGTTCGTCGGCACGCAGGCCCTGGCCGACGAGCTGGGCCGCGAAGCGCGCGGCATCATGATCAGCCAGGTGATGCCCTCGCCGTTTTCCAGCACCGCGGCGCTGTCGCGCGAGTACCTGGCGGCCGTGGCCAAGGCCGGTGGCGACGCCACGCCCAACTACTCGAGCATGGAAGGCTACGTGGCGGCGAAGGTGTTCGCCGAAGGCCTCAAGCGCGCCGGCCGCAACCCCAACCGCGACGGCTTCATCACCGCGATGGAGTCGATCCAGAACGTCAACCTGGGCGGCTTCCCGGTCAACTTCGGCGCCCGTGACCATGTGGGCTCGCACTTCGTCGAGCTGTCGATGCTGACGGAAGACGGCAAGGTCCGCCGCTAA
- a CDS encoding molybdopterin-dependent oxidoreductase, translating into MSTSADTNIAQRTVHAACPHDCPDTCAIRVTVENGRAIKVQGDPDHPPTHGALCTKVSRYPERTYHPERVLHPLKRVGPKGTGQFVRVSWDEALADIASRLKTIAARDPEAIVPYSYAGTMGLLQGESMDRRFFHKLGASQLDRTICSSAGGDALAATYGGKVGMHLEHYADSRLILIWGSNSIASNLHFWTFAQKAKREGAKLICIDPRKTETADKCHQHIALLPGTDGALALGLMHELIVHDWLDQDYIDRYTEGWPRLRERALQWPPERAAEVCGITADEVRQLARDYATAKPAAIRLNYGMQRVRGGGNAARLVAILPCLIGAWRHPAGGLLLSASGWFPRNNAYLQHPELMPARRPRVINMSTIGNALLEPGSPEFGPRVEAIVVYNSNPVAVAPESPKVVKGFLREDLFTVVLEHFMTDTADYADYVLPATTQLEHLDVHTAYGHTYAMFNEPAIAPLGEAKPNTQVFRELAGRMGFTEPCFRESDEAMARQALKGVDFETLRAVGWVKLPIADAPFANGGFPTPSGKCMIDAPGLGVPDHVPNYESVRSSPELARSFPLAMISPPARNFLNSTFVNVKSLRDIEGEPVLEMHADDAAARGLHGGEMVRVFNQRGEYRCRLQVSPRARPGVVNGLGVWWRKLGPNGTNVNEVTHQQLTDLGRAPAFYDCLVDVRAA; encoded by the coding sequence ATGAGCACCAGTGCCGATACGAACATCGCCCAACGCACCGTCCACGCCGCCTGCCCGCACGACTGCCCCGACACCTGCGCGATCCGCGTGACGGTGGAAAACGGCCGGGCGATCAAGGTGCAAGGCGACCCCGACCACCCGCCCACCCACGGCGCGTTGTGCACCAAGGTCTCGCGCTACCCGGAGCGCACCTACCACCCGGAGCGGGTGCTGCACCCGTTGAAGCGGGTGGGCCCGAAAGGCACCGGCCAGTTCGTCCGGGTGAGCTGGGACGAAGCGCTGGCCGACATCGCCTCGCGCCTGAAGACCATCGCGGCCCGCGACCCCGAGGCCATCGTTCCGTACAGCTACGCCGGCACCATGGGCCTCTTGCAAGGCGAAAGCATGGACCGGCGCTTCTTCCACAAGCTCGGCGCCTCGCAGCTCGACCGCACCATCTGCTCGTCGGCTGGCGGCGATGCACTGGCCGCCACCTATGGCGGCAAGGTCGGCATGCACCTGGAGCACTACGCCGACAGCCGCCTGATCCTCATCTGGGGCAGCAACTCGATCGCGAGCAACCTGCACTTCTGGACCTTTGCGCAGAAGGCCAAGCGCGAAGGCGCCAAGCTCATCTGCATTGACCCGCGCAAGACCGAGACGGCCGACAAGTGCCATCAGCACATCGCACTCTTGCCCGGCACCGATGGTGCACTGGCCTTGGGCCTGATGCACGAGCTGATCGTCCACGACTGGCTCGACCAGGACTACATCGACCGCTACACCGAGGGCTGGCCCCGCTTGCGCGAGCGCGCGCTGCAGTGGCCGCCCGAGCGCGCCGCCGAGGTGTGCGGCATCACCGCCGACGAGGTGCGCCAGCTGGCCCGCGACTACGCGACGGCGAAGCCCGCGGCCATCCGCCTCAACTACGGCATGCAGCGGGTGCGGGGCGGCGGCAATGCCGCGCGGCTCGTCGCCATCCTGCCCTGCCTGATCGGCGCATGGCGCCACCCGGCGGGGGGCTTGCTGCTGTCGGCCTCGGGCTGGTTCCCACGCAACAACGCATACCTGCAGCACCCCGAGCTGATGCCGGCCCGGCGCCCGCGCGTCATCAACATGAGCACCATCGGCAACGCGCTGCTCGAACCGGGTTCGCCCGAGTTCGGCCCCAGGGTCGAGGCCATCGTCGTCTACAACAGCAACCCGGTCGCGGTGGCACCCGAGTCGCCGAAGGTGGTGAAGGGTTTCCTCCGCGAGGACCTCTTCACCGTGGTGCTCGAACACTTCATGACCGACACCGCGGACTACGCCGACTACGTGCTGCCCGCGACCACGCAGCTGGAGCACCTGGACGTTCACACCGCCTACGGCCACACCTACGCGATGTTCAACGAGCCGGCCATCGCCCCGCTCGGCGAGGCCAAGCCCAACACGCAGGTCTTTCGCGAGCTGGCCGGGCGCATGGGCTTCACCGAACCCTGCTTCCGCGAGAGCGACGAGGCCATGGCCCGGCAGGCGCTGAAGGGTGTGGACTTCGAGACGCTGCGTGCGGTGGGCTGGGTCAAGCTGCCGATCGCCGACGCACCGTTTGCGAATGGCGGCTTCCCCACGCCGAGCGGCAAGTGCATGATCGATGCGCCGGGGCTCGGCGTGCCCGACCACGTGCCCAATTACGAGTCGGTGCGATCGTCGCCAGAGCTGGCGCGCTCCTTTCCGCTCGCGATGATCTCGCCGCCGGCGCGCAACTTTCTCAACTCCACCTTCGTCAACGTGAAGAGCCTGCGCGACATCGAAGGCGAGCCCGTGCTCGAGATGCATGCCGACGACGCAGCGGCGCGTGGCCTGCACGGCGGCGAGATGGTGCGGGTGTTCAACCAGCGCGGCGAGTACCGCTGCCGCCTTCAGGTGAGCCCGCGCGCGCGACCCGGCGTCGTCAACGGTCTGGGCGTGTGGTGGCGCAAGCTGGGCCCGAACGGCACCAACGTCAACGAAGTCACGCACCAGCAGCTCACCGACCTCGGCCGCGCGCCGGCGTTCTACGACTGCCTGGTCGACGTGCGGGCGGCTTGA
- a CDS encoding aminopeptidase: MKKRWLLMGLASLVGVAALGAAAVCLTSGCSSLGYYAQAAGGHFALLNKAKPVTEWLADEATATPLKERLALSQRMRDFAVSELKLPDNASYRRYADLGRNAAVYNVVAAPELSLTLKTWCFPVVGCVGYRGYYDRADAESLAAELRTQGFEAVVQSIPAYSTLGKMPGDYFSDPLLNTFLRWQEGDLARLIFHELAHQVVYAKGDTMFNESFATAVERIGGERWMQQHASEAARAELARLEQRRQDFRRLAMQARADLEAVYKDDTLSVEAKRAAKTARFARLRADHAALKAGPWQGWTGYDTWFANANNASLGVMAAYNELVPQFERLYEREGRDFERFYAEVRRLAALPRDERRATLAR, from the coding sequence TTGAAGAAGCGCTGGCTGCTGATGGGTCTCGCCAGCCTCGTGGGTGTCGCCGCACTGGGCGCGGCCGCGGTGTGCCTCACCAGCGGCTGCAGCAGCCTCGGTTACTACGCCCAGGCGGCAGGCGGCCACTTCGCCTTGTTGAACAAGGCCAAGCCGGTGACCGAGTGGCTGGCCGACGAGGCGACCGCCACGCCGCTGAAGGAGCGCCTGGCCCTGAGCCAGCGCATGCGCGACTTCGCGGTCAGCGAACTCAAGCTGCCCGACAACGCGAGCTACCGGCGCTATGCCGACCTCGGTCGCAATGCGGCTGTCTACAACGTGGTGGCCGCACCCGAGCTGAGCCTCACGCTCAAGACCTGGTGCTTCCCGGTCGTCGGCTGCGTGGGCTACCGCGGCTACTACGACCGCGCCGATGCCGAGTCGCTGGCCGCCGAACTGCGCACGCAGGGCTTCGAGGCGGTGGTGCAGTCGATTCCCGCCTACTCGACGCTCGGCAAGATGCCCGGCGACTACTTCAGCGACCCGTTGCTCAACACCTTCCTGCGCTGGCAGGAGGGCGACCTCGCGCGGCTCATCTTCCACGAACTGGCGCACCAGGTGGTCTATGCCAAGGGCGACACGATGTTCAATGAATCCTTCGCCACCGCGGTCGAACGCATCGGCGGCGAACGCTGGATGCAGCAGCATGCGAGCGAGGCCGCGCGTGCCGAGCTGGCCCGGCTCGAACAGCGCCGGCAGGATTTCCGCCGCCTGGCGATGCAGGCCCGCGCCGACCTGGAGGCGGTCTACAAGGACGACACGCTGAGCGTCGAGGCCAAGCGCGCTGCGAAGACCGCACGCTTCGCGCGGCTGCGGGCCGACCATGCGGCCCTGAAGGCCGGGCCGTGGCAGGGCTGGACCGGCTACGACACCTGGTTCGCCAACGCCAACAACGCCTCGCTTGGCGTGATGGCCGCCTACAACGAACTCGTACCGCAGTTCGAGCGCCTGTACGAGCGCGAAGGGCGTGACTTCGAGCGCTTCTACGCCGAGGTCAGGCGTTTGGCCGCATTGCCCCGGGACGAGCGCCGCGCGACACTCGCGCGATAA
- a CDS encoding polyhydroxyalkanoic acid system family protein: MPDIKIHREHSLGLAKARKVALKWAEDAEKKFDMECTILEGELSDTVEFKRSGVNGQLIVAPDHFELNAKLGFLLGAFSKTIESEIEKNLDALLDKTKPAVKKTSKK, from the coding sequence ATGCCCGACATCAAGATCCACCGCGAGCACTCGCTCGGTCTCGCCAAGGCACGCAAGGTGGCCCTCAAGTGGGCCGAAGACGCCGAGAAGAAGTTCGACATGGAGTGCACCATCCTCGAAGGCGAACTGTCCGACACGGTGGAGTTCAAGCGCAGCGGGGTGAACGGGCAGCTCATCGTCGCGCCCGACCACTTCGAGCTGAACGCCAAGCTGGGCTTCCTGCTGGGTGCCTTCAGCAAGACCATCGAGAGCGAGATCGAGAAGAACCTCGATGCGCTGCTCGACAAGACCAAGCCAGCCGTAAAAAAGACCAGCAAGAAATAG
- a CDS encoding acyl-CoA-binding protein codes for MSDLQARFEKARDESKNLPERPDNMTLLQLYALYKQGSVGDVEGKRPGFTDMVERAKYDAWATQKGKSKEEAMQAYIDLIESLK; via the coding sequence ATGTCCGATCTGCAAGCCCGCTTCGAGAAAGCCCGCGACGAGTCGAAGAACCTGCCGGAGCGCCCTGACAACATGACGCTGCTGCAGCTCTATGCGCTGTACAAGCAAGGCAGCGTGGGCGACGTGGAAGGCAAGCGCCCCGGCTTCACCGACATGGTGGAACGCGCCAAGTACGACGCCTGGGCCACGCAGAAGGGCAAGTCGAAAGAGGAAGCGATGCAGGCCTACATCGACCTCATCGAGAGCCTGAAGTAA